The Panicum hallii strain FIL2 chromosome 9, PHallii_v3.1, whole genome shotgun sequence genome has a window encoding:
- the LOC112876338 gene encoding purine permease 3-like, with product MATITASASPAMQETGSNKASSSTSPDCTTTAAPAPVRYRPSLLVIFSACLVLMGAGGPLLLRVYFVHGGKRLFLSAMLQISGWPLLLPPICVSLFRSRRHGVANLLLPPRLAGAAAILGAFYAVSCFVYGLGSEALPLSTSSLLLATQLAFTAVFAFIFAGLRFTPFSANAVVLLTIGPAVLGVGPGAGKVAGESSRAYWTGFCEAIAAAALAGLVLPLVEVAMARYGRRTGPAARVPPPYVTVMQMQAVMGAAGTVVCLLGMAIKSDFQALPSEAATFGLGKTNYYLVLIWDAVSWQLLNLGIMGLITCASSLLAGIMIAVLLPLSQVLSVIFLHEKFDGPKGIALVLSLWGFASYLYGEKVQKKREAQKMEQQLALAKKTGDLESAAP from the coding sequence ATGGCCACCATAACCGCTAGTGCCAGTCCAGCCATGCAAGAAACCGGCAGCAACAAGGCGTCCAGCTCGACGTCGCCTGATTGCACTAccaccgccgcgccggcgccggtgcgCTACAGGCCGTCGCTGCTGGTCATATTCAGCGCATGCCTCGTCCTcatgggcgccggcggcccgcTCCTCCTCCGGGTCTACTTCGTCCACGGGGGGAAGCGCCTGTTCCTGTCCGCCATGCTGCAGATCTCCGGctggcccctcctcctcccgcccATCTGCGTCTCCCTCTTCCGCAGCCGCAGGCACGGCGTCGCCAACCTGCTCCTCCCACCGCGCCTCGCAGGCGCCGCGGCCATCCTAGGGGCGTTCTACGCCGTCTCCTGCTTCGTCTACGGTCTGGGCTCGGAGGCGCTGCCGCTGTCCACGTCGTCGCTGCTTCTGGCGACGCAGCTCGCCTTCACCGCGGTCTTCGCTTTCATCTTCGCCGGTCTACGGTTTACGCCCTTCTCGGCCAACGCCGTTGTTCTGCTCACCATCGGCCCGGCTGTGCTCGGAGTCGGCCCCGGTGCAGGGAAGGTTGCTGGCGAGTCCTCGAGGGCGTACTGGACAGGGTTCTGCGAGGCCATCGCCGCGGCCGCGCTCGCTGGCCTCGTCCTGCCCCTAGTCGAGGTCGCCATGGCCCGGTACGGCCGCCGCACGGGACCTGCCGCGAGAGTGCCACCCCCCTACGTGACCGTGATGCAGATGCAGGCCGTGATGGGAGCCGCCGGCACGGTGGTGTGCCTGCTGGGCATGGCCATCAAGAGCGACTTCCAGGCGTTGCCGAGCGAGGCCGCCACGTTCGGGCTTGGCAAGACCAACTACTACCTGGTGCTCATCTGGGACGCCGTGTCATGGCAGCTGCTCAACCTGGGGATCATGGGGCTCATCACCTGCGCCTCGTCGCTCCTCGCCGGCATCATGATTGCCGTCCTCCTGCCGCTGTCGCAGGTCCTCTCCGTCATCTTCCTCCACGAGAAGTTCGACGGGCCCAAGGGCATTGCGCTCGTGCTCTCCCTTTGGGGTTTCGCCTCCTACCTCTACGGTGAGAAGGTGCAGAAGAAACGCGAGGCTCAGAAGATGGAGCAGCAGTTGGCTTTGGCTAAGAAGACCGGAGACCTGGAGTCGGCTGCTCCTTGA
- the LOC112876443 gene encoding bet1-like protein At1g29060, with protein MANSFYGSREGLTVRPAASSSSSEISLQIDPINADLDDHILGLRGQVRKLRGVAQEIQSEAKYQNDFISQLQMTLTKAQAGVKNNMRRMNKGIIQNGSNHLVHVVLFALGCFFLVYLVSKFSRR; from the exons ATGGCGAACAGCTTCTACGGCTCGAG GGAAGGGCTGACTGTCAGGCCTGCTGCATCATCAAGCTCCAGCGAGATTTCTCTCCAGATCGACCCAATCAATGCTGATTTGGATGATCATATCCTCGGACTTCGTGGACAAGTCCGCAAGCTAAGAGGA GTTGCTCAGGAGATCCAATCAGAGGCCAAGTATCAAAATGATTTCATATCTCAGCTG CAAATGACTCTGACAAAGGCCCAGGCAGGGGTCAAGAACAACATGAGGAGAATGAACAAGGGCATCATACAGAACGGTTCAAACCATCTTGTTCATGTGGTCCTGTTTGCCCTTGGCTGCTTCTTTCTAGTGTACCTTGTGTCCAAATTCTCCCGGAGATGA
- the LOC112876997 gene encoding purine permease 3-like, with translation MRDSSNAPAPRRHWLSPPVILSAGLVLLGAGGSLLIRAYFVHGGQRLWLSTMIQVSGWPLLLPPLYISLLLRSRKDGGVVADRLLPPGLVGAAAVLGALFAAACFAYSLGSRVLPLSTSSLLQATQLTFNAVSGVLFAGLRFSPFSVNAVVLLTVGPAALGFAPSSEKLAGEGPAAAYWTGFFECVASAALLGLVLPLVEVAMSRYGRRSGPAASRVPSSYATVMQIQAVMGAAGTTVCLAGMAIAGDFQAIPREAAAFGLGETNYYLMLVFGAVSWQLSNLGIMGLIVCSSSLLAGIMMALVLPLSEVLAVVFLHEEFDGVKGIALVLSLWGFVSYLYGESAQKTAEPRRSGDLDSSTCCPLMP, from the coding sequence ATGCGAGACAGCAGCAATGCGCCAGCGCCGCGGCGCCACTGGCTGTCGCCGCCGGTCATACTGAGCGCCGGCCTCGTCCTCCTCGGCGCCGGCGGGTCGCTCCTCATCCGCGCCTACTTCGTCCACGGGGGCCAGCGCCTGTGGCTTTCCACCATGATCCAGGTGTCCGGCTGGCCGCTCCTCCTCCCGCCCTTATACATCTCCCTGCTACTCCGCAGCCGCAAGGACGGCGGCGTCGTCGCCGACCGCCTCCTCCCGCCCGGCCTggtcggcgcggcggccgtcctCGGGGCGCTCTTCGCCGCCGCGTGCTTCGCGTACTCGCTGGGCTCGCGGGTCCTGCCTCTGTCCACGTCTTCGCTGCTCCAGGCGACGCAGCTCACCTTCAACGCGGTCTCCGGGGTCCTGTTCGCGGGGCTCCGGTTCTCGCCCTTCTCGGTCAACGCGGTCGTCCTGCTCACCGTCGGCCCGGCGGCGCTCGGGTTCGCGCCGTCGTCCGAGAAGCTAGCGGgcgagggcccggcggcggcgTACTGGACGGGGTTCTTCGAGTGCGTGGCCTCGGCCGCGCTGCTGGGGCTCGTGCTGCCGCTCGTCGAGGTCGCCATGTCAAGGTACGGGCGCCGGAGCGGCCCCGCCGCCTCGAGGGTGCCTTCCTCGTACGCGACGGTGATGCAGATACAGGCCGTGATGGGCGCGGCCGGCACCACGGTGTGCCTGGCCGGCATGGCCATCGCGGGGGACTTCCAGGCGATCCCTAGGGAGGCGGCCGCGTTCGGGCTCGGCGAGACTAACTACTACCTGATGCTCGTCTTCGGGGCCGTCTCGTGGCAGCTCTCCAACCTGGGGATCATGGGGCTCATCGTCTGCTCCTCGTCGCTCCTCGCCGGCATCATGATGGCGCTCGTCCTGCCGCTCTCGGAGgtcctcgccgtcgtcttcctccaCGAGGAGTTCGACGGGGTGAAGGGCATCGCGCTGGTGCTCTCCCTCTGGGGCTTCGTCTCCTACCTCTACGGCGAGAGCGCGCAGAAGACGGCGGAGCCGAGGAGAAGTGGGGACCTGGACTCGTCAACCTGTTGCCCCCTGATGCCTTGA
- the LOC112876925 gene encoding purine permease 3-like: MASITASASPAMQEPSSKAASMSPARATAAPPAPVRSRPSLLVIFSACLVLVGAGGPLLLRVYFAHGGQRLFLSAMLQISGWPLLLVPICVSLFRSRSKGVANLILPPRLAGAAAVLGAFYAISCFVYALGSQALPLSTSALLLATQVAFTAVFAFLIVGLRFTPFSANAVVLLTIGPAVLGVGPGSGRHAGESSKTYWTGFCETIAAAALAGLVLPLVEVAMVRYGRRTGPAARVPPPYVTVMQMQAVMGAAGTVVCLLGMAIKSDFQALPSEAATFGLGKTNYYLVLIWDAVSWQLLNLGIMGLITCASSLLAGIMIAVLLPLSEILGVIFLHEKFDGPKGIALVLTLWGFASYLYGEKALKKVEAQKNEQQLAKKTEDLELAAP; this comes from the coding sequence ATGGCGTCCATTACGGCTAGCGCAAGTCCAGCCATGCAAGAACCCAGCAGCAAGGCTGCGAGCATGTCTCCAGCACGCGCCACTGCAGCCCCGCCGGCTCCGGTGCGCAGCCGGCCGTCGCTCTTGGTCATTTTCAGCGCCTGCCTCGTCctcgtcggcgccggcggcccgcTCCTCCTCCGCGTCTACTTCGCCCACGGGGGACAGCGCCTGTTTCTGTCCGCCATGCTGCAGATCTCCGGCTGGCCCCTTCTCCTCGTGCCCATCTGCGTCTCTCTGTTCCGCAGCCGCAGCAAGGGCGTAGCGAACCTGATCCTCCcgccgcgcctcgccggcgcggcggcggtccTTGGGGCGTTCTACGCCATCTCCTGCTTCGTCTACGCGCTGGGCTCGCAGGCGCTGCCGCTGTCCACGTCGGCGCTGCTGCTCGCCACCCAGGTCGCCTTCACCGCGGTGTTCGCGTTCCTCATCGTTGGGCTCCGGTTCACGCCCTTCTCGGCCAACGCCGTCGTGCTGCTCACCATCGGCCCGGCGGTGCTCGGGGTCGGTCCCGGCTCCGGGAGGCATGCGGGCGAGTCATCGAAGACGTATTGGACAGGGTTCTGCGAAACCATCGCCGCGGCAGCGCTGGCCGGGCTTGTGCTGCCGCTCGTCGAGGTCGCCATGGTGCGGTACGGCCGACGCACGGGACCTGCCGCGAGAGTGCCCCCCCCCTACGTGACCGTGATGCAGATGCAGGCCGTGATGGGCGCCGCCGGTACGGTGGTGTGCCTGCTGGGCATGGCCATCAAGAGCGACTTCCAGGCGTTGCCGAGTGAGGCCGCCACGTTCGGGCTCGGCAAGACCAACTACTACCTGGTGCTCATCTGGGACGCCGTGTCATGGCAGCTGCTCAACCTGGGGATCATGGGGCTCATCACCTGCGCCTCGTCGCTCCTCGCCGGCATCATGATCGCCGTCCTCCTGCCGCTCTCGGAGATCCTCGGCGTCATCTTCCTCCACGAGAAATTCGATGGGCCCAAGGGCATTGCGCTCGTGCTCACCCTTTGGGGCTTCGCCTCCTACCTGTACGGGGAGAAGGCGCTGAAGAAGGTGGAAGCTCAGAAGAACGAGCAGCAGTTGGCTAAGAAGACTGAAGACCTGGAGTTAGCTGCTCCTTGA